A part of Cannabis sativa cultivar Pink pepper isolate KNU-18-1 chromosome 6, ASM2916894v1, whole genome shotgun sequence genomic DNA contains:
- the LOC133039085 gene encoding NAC domain-containing protein 87-like yields the protein MSRRLRLELAAGKLVLVAAIDEKEQKRKEKGGGIKKKKKKKAFPGEGFHPTHEECVGYADLKNKNEEFEIPHIKVVDALDINDKHIIQTAEEDLKAGAKKEWFYFYKKTTRKKNQRQWSVRKSENGSWKANASPVKIRGRDGVIGIKRTLEYRKKGGDRTDWKLTEYYGEAELMFRKHPAKVPDTYSSWVICKLYKTNRRTPFTTNLNENDDHSQSTNPDQYPSDQNVNDHQSQSQPNQYTSSDQNVNDHSQSTNPDQYPSDQNVNDHQSQSQPNQYTSSDQNVNDHQSHSEPNQYTSSDQNVNDHQSHSQPDQRQLPQKIAADMDLESWDLIVSWLFSDSY from the exons ATGTCTCGTCGGCTGCGGTTGGAGCTTGCCGCTGGAAAGCTGGTGTTGGTGGCTGCCATCGACGAAAAAGAACAAAAGCGAAAGGAGAAAGGAGGAGgaattaagaagaagaagaagaaaaagg CTTTTCCAGGAGAGGGATTTCATCCAACACATGAAGAATGCGTTGGGTATGCggacttaaaaaataaaaacgaagAATTTGAAATCCCTCATATCAAAGTTGTCGACGCATTAGATATTAATGACAAACACATCATTCAAACTGCAGAAGAGGATCTCAAAG CTGGTGCAAAAAAAGAgtggttttatttttataagaaaaCTACGCGTAAGAAGAATCAAAGGCAGTGGTCGGTCAGAAAATCTGAAAATGGTAGTTGGAAGGCTAATGCGAGTCCGGTGAAAATCCGTGGAAGAGACGGCGTTATAGGCATTAAGAGGACTTTGGAATATAGAAAAAAGGGAGGTGACCGTACTGATTGGAAATTGACAGAATATTATGGAGAGGCTGAATTAATGTTTAGAAAACATCCCGCAAAA GTTCCTGATACTTATTCCAGCTGGGTAATATGCAAGCTTTACAAAACCAATAGGCGTACACCTTTCACTACTAATCTGAATGAGAATGATGATCATTCTCAGTCGACTAACCCTGATCAATACCCTAGTGATCAGAATGTGAATGATCATCAGTCTCAGTCTCAGCCTAATCAGTACACTAGTAGTGATCAAAATGTGAATGATCATTCTCAGTCGACTAACCCTGATCAATACCCTAGTGATCAGAATGTGAATGATCATCAGTCTCAGTCTCAGCCTAATCAGTACACTAGTAGTGATCAAAATGTGAATGATCATCAGTCTCACTCTGAGCCTAATCAATACACTAGTAGTGATCAAAATGTGAATGATCATCAGTCTCACTCTCAGCCTGATCAGCGTCAGCTACCACAGAAAATAGCCGCGGATATGGATCTTGAGTCTTGGGATCTAATTGTGTCTTGGTTATTTAGTGATTCTTATTAG